The following proteins come from a genomic window of Malus sylvestris chromosome 4, drMalSylv7.2, whole genome shotgun sequence:
- the LOC126619254 gene encoding uncharacterized protein LOC126619254, with protein MDPSQESSLLPLPDSQQTRKPHAPPKRFVRNQIPDSILHDSALNAAIALLPSNYNFEVHKCVWRVRSTNASRVALQLPEGLLMYSLVLSDILSTFGGVSQCFVLGDATYGACCVDDLAAKALDADLLIHFGHSCLVPLHVTSIPCLYVFVEISIDVSRLIQTIHLNLQNSHCKNLVLAGTIQFASAIRAAKPELETHGFKVLIPQSKPLSAGEVLGCTAPKISRKITKGNEEEEEESVVVFVADGRFHLEAIMIANPGLKTFRYDPYMGKLFLEEYDHKGMRESRKSAILKAKEASNWGVVLGTLGRQGNPRILQRLEKKMRDEGFSYTVFLMSEISPPRIALFEDSVDAWIQIACPRLSIDWGDAFTKPLLNPFEADIALGFIPPWWDKNKKSDSGCCGCACANGNGVAEEDVVGDYPMDYYALDGGEWNSSYVNKPSRPIRRDSASATTVNTG; from the exons ATGGATCCCAGCCAG GAGTCTAGTCTGTTGCCTCTCCCTGATTCTCAGCAGACAAGGAAGCCGCATGCGCCACCAAAGCGGTTTGTGAGGAACCAAATTCCGGACTCAATCCTCCACGACTCAGCTCTGAATGCTGCAATAGCCCTCCTTCCCTCCAACTACAACTTTGAAGTCCACAAGTGCGTCTGGCGTGTGCGCTCCACCAATGCCTCACGGGTGGCCCTCCAACTCCCCGAGGGCCTCCTCATGTACTCTCTGGTCCTCTCTGACATCCTCTCCACCTTCGGCGGTGTCTCCCAGTGCTTTGTTCTCGGTGACGCAACCTACGGCGCGTGCTGCGTAGACGACCTTGCTGCCAAGGCACTCGATGCTGACCTCCTCATCCACTTTGGCCACAGCTGCCTTGTCCCCCTCCACGTCACCTCAATCCCCTGTCTCTACGTCTTCGTTGAAATCTCAATTGATGTCTCCCGATTAATCCAGACCATCCATCTCAATCTCCAAAACTCTCACTGTAAAAACCTAGTGCTTGCTGGAACAATCCAATTCGCCTCTGCAATCCGAGCGGCCAAACCTGAGCTAGAAACCCATGGTTTCAAGGTCCTCATTCCACAGTCAAAACCCTTGTCTGCCGGTGAGGTTTTGGGTTGTACTGCCCCAAAAATCTCACGCAAAATAACCAAAGGCaacgaggaggaggaagaggagagcGTAGTGGTGTTTGTGGCGGACGGGCGTTTTCATTTAGAAGCAATTATGATAGCAAATCCTGGGCTGAAGACGTTTCGGTACGACCCATATATGGGGAAACTGTTTTTGGAGGAATATGATCACAAGGGGATGAGGGAGTCGAGGAAGAGTGCAATTTTGAAAGCAAAGGAAGCCTCAAATTGGGGTGTTGTGTTGGGGACTTTAGGAAGGCAAGGCAACCCCAGGATTCTACAAAGActggaaaagaaaatgagagacGAAGGGTTTTCTTATACTGTGTTTTTGATGTCAGAGATTAGTCCTCCGAGAATTGCTTTGTTTGAAGACTCAGTGGATGCTTGGATTCAGATTGCTTGCCCTCGCTTGTCCATTGACTGGGGCGATGCATTTACAAAGCCCCTTTTGAATCCTTTTGAGGCTGACATTGCTCTTGGCTTCATTCCTCCTTGGTGGGACAAAAATAAGAAGAGTGATTCCGGTTGTTGTGGTTGTGCATGTGCTAATGGAAATGGGGTTGCGGAAGAAGATGTTGTCGGGGATTATCCCATGGACTATTATGCTCTGGATGGAGGGGAATGGAATTCCTCTTATGTCAACAAGCCATCTCGCCCTATTCGGAGGGATTCTGCATCGGCTACTACTGTTAACACTGGATAG